In one window of Vicia villosa cultivar HV-30 ecotype Madison, WI unplaced genomic scaffold, Vvil1.0 ctg.003308F_1_1, whole genome shotgun sequence DNA:
- the LOC131640776 gene encoding fatty acyl-CoA reductase 1-like — protein sequence MNSGSMQDFFKGKTILVTGSTGFLAKVFIEKILRIQPDIKKLYLLLRASNSDLAAHRLQTEVFEIDLFRVLRGELGEDFDSFVSEKVVAIAGDVGIENLGIKDEKLKNEMFEEIDVIVHSAATTNFDERFDISMDVNTKGALHALNFAKNCHKLKAFVHISTAYVCGDAKYENGIVREKAFEMDQSLKETSKLDIHKEMKLLEEKIAELKTMNADESTMKFALKDYGMERANLHGWPNSYVFTKAMGEMLLVHHKENVALIIIRPTIVTSTFNDPFPGWIEGVRTIDNVIYSYGKGKLKSFVGDPITILDAIPADMVINCVIAAIFMHSNQPPKNFIYHVSSSIRNPLRYSDIRNFCHRYFTKNPCIDQNGKPIDVLNPFRVNNFDAFNIYMTATQRVLNLVSKICPNSFQDVYDKKSREIRMMHRLGTLYKPYVYFKLVFDDTNTEILRKATKGDDPKMENVELKFDPTIIDWTDYMMNTHIPGLVKYQMK from the exons ATGAACTCTGGAAGCATGCAAGACTTCTTCAAGGGAAAAACTATTTTAGTTACTGGCTCAACTGGTTTCTTGGCAAAAG tttttattgaaaagataCTAAGGATCCAACCTGACATAAAAAAATTGTATCTACTCCTAAGAGCTTCAAACTCTGATTTGGCTGCACATCGCTTGCAAACTGAG gtttttgaaattgatttatttCGAGTACTACGTGGCGAGTTGGGTGAAGATTTTGATTCTTTCGTGTCAGAGAAGGTTGTAGCAATTGCAGGAGATGTTGGTATTGAAAATTTAGGAATAAAAGATGAAAAGCTTAAAAATGAGATGTTTGAAGAGATAGACGTTATTGTCCATTCTGCTGCAACTACCAATTTTGATGAAAG ATTTGATATATCAATGGATGTTAATACAAAAGGAGCTTTACATGCATTGAACTTTGCAAAGAATTGTCATAAACTAAAGGCTTTTGTGCACATATCCACTG CATATGTGTGTGGAGATGCTAAGTATGAAAATGGAATAGTAAGAGAGAAAGCATTTGAGATGGATCAATCTCTAAAGGAGACCTCAAAATTAGATATACACAAAGAAATGAAATTGTTGGAGGAAAAAATAGCTGAACTCAAAACAATGAATGCAGATGAAAGTACAATGAAATTTGCATTGAAAGATTATGGAATGGAACG AGCAAATTTGCATGGATGGCCAAACTCATATGTATTCACAAAAGCAATGGGAGAGATGCTTTTAGTGCACCATAAAGAAAATGTAGCATTGATCATTATACGCCCTACAATAGTAACCAGTACTTTCAATGATCCATTTCCTGGTTGGATTGAAGGTGTAAG AACTATTGACAATGTGATATATAGCTATGGTAAAGGAAAACTGAAGTCTTTTGTTGGGGACCCCATAACAATTCTAGATGca ATACCTGCAGACATGGTCATCAATTGTGTAATTGCAGCTATCTTTATGCATTCAAATCAACCTCCTAAGAATTTCATCTACCATGTTTCTTCATCAATAAGAAATCCTCTCAGATATTCTGATATTCGCAATTTTTGCCATCGATATTTCACGAAAAACCCgtgcattgatcaaaatggaaaGCCAATAGATGTTTTGAATCCATTTCGGGTGAATAATTTTGATGCTTTCAACATTTATATGACAGCCACACAGAGG GTCTTAAATTTGGTGAGCAAAATATGTCCCAATAGCTTCCAAGATGTTTATGATAAGAAAAGTAGAGAAATTAGAATGATGCATCGACTGGGAACACTATACAAACCTTATGTCTATTTTAAGTTAGT cttTGATGATACAAACACAGAAATTTTGAGGAAGGCAACAAAGGGTGATGATCCAAAGATGGAGAATGTAGAATTAAAATTTGACCCCACTATCATTGACTGGACAGACTATATGATGAATACACACATTCCTGGCCTCGTCAAGTATCAAATGAAATAG